The Prosthecobacter sp. genome has a segment encoding these proteins:
- a CDS encoding alpha/beta hydrolase-fold protein gives MTEHQIPSTILPAPRKAWIHRSTNVEAKDCLLFLDGELYTERVKAPAILEAKATGALKPVTCVYLTNASAAGRQADYTCNAAFADFLAREMPPWIEREAGRFERLFLCGLSLSALQAVFTALRHPGVFAGVLAQSPSAWWQDEWLAESLPAMPTTPNRFWLSVGGLPRKGLLLRDVALWSGAQEPVRKFVWRGKTEDRNR, from the coding sequence ATGACCGAACACCAAATCCCCAGCACCATTCTCCCCGCGCCGCGCAAGGCGTGGATTCATCGCTCCACCAATGTCGAAGCGAAGGACTGCCTGCTGTTTCTCGATGGCGAGCTGTACACGGAGCGCGTGAAGGCTCCGGCCATCCTCGAGGCGAAAGCGACGGGTGCGTTGAAGCCGGTGACGTGTGTCTATCTGACGAATGCGAGCGCGGCGGGGCGGCAGGCGGATTACACCTGCAACGCGGCCTTCGCGGACTTCCTGGCGCGGGAGATGCCGCCGTGGATCGAGCGGGAGGCGGGGCGGTTTGAGCGGCTGTTTCTGTGCGGGCTGAGTTTGAGTGCCTTGCAGGCCGTGTTCACCGCGCTGCGGCATCCCGGCGTCTTTGCCGGTGTGCTGGCGCAGTCGCCCTCCGCGTGGTGGCAGGACGAATGGCTCGCCGAATCCCTCCCCGCGATGCCAACGACACCGAACCGCTTCTGGCTGAGCGTGGGCGGACTCCCCCGAAAGGGACTTCTTCTTCGCGATGTTGCCCTCTGGAGCGGAGCACAGGAGCCTGTCAGAAAGTTTGTGTGGAGGGGCAAGACCGAGGACAGGAACAGATGA
- a CDS encoding SIR2 family protein — MIKLLDKAALISIARYCDHPIAFLVGAPLSGDTGGGVPGVAPMLELVREEICKRAAPELPRYNAAMAGKSGGDAYQAAMEWLQGNVGQPAVNRVIEAAVLKSRKAGTDSNFAKNGKDCDWYIPAGTQQLAQLVCRDLSQPKPHFPGPILTTNFDPLLSLAIESCKARALWRVVQSDGKLADVRESGAVEVIHLHGFWRDSDTLHTSAQLTSERPDLRDSLRRILKQKTLIVAAYGGWDDVFARTLAKVAAEDDAQLNVIWCFRETDEAAVNLKYKELFERVAPAITRGRFLCYGGIDCHSIFGEIAGVAPSTPAAAAVITPPLAGWELIDSPYLAGLSPLRPEEVIRYFDGATPTWRHAISADIPRRAAVAEIARRFASARTVKDDGSLQLIRAAGGEGKTTLLLQAAADAVNSGSWNVLWRPTTRVGLPPEHVISLNPAKHWLIVADDAENLVKDFREAARLLHAAGHSHVHFLFAARDSDWLYFRCEQDARTASLKRHEDITLKILRPEDANVLVEAWRKCGADGLRELASLGTADEQVTALLHAVQGDAPERDEGSFFGGLLAVRFGPEGLRNHVVSLLTRLKEEKIQKSDRTLFDALVYVAACHAVGIPGLDEKVLADLVGVDRQWVQTLVVDLLGEEAAAVRSAGHVFTRHRKVAAAILVAAEQALGANIAEVWSAIVRQTVQTSRDGGVSRETHSKIIHAGPRLQRELPHQFSEQRRKEIAVAAARADIAAEPERLCALVDLGKTYRSAGDIEAAIRLFRENLPALPTKVDYQTDVRGYWYEWGGAEGRRGSEKLNALQSAWVCGLSLSDHIKAEITDERVKLSCAGTGVAFGNLAQARSDCPFALARRATAYLGLLANPDEKGRRFFMSDHRAADKINTPQPKTIEEAIGWLTTAVAQAGRELQDPFLKALLKPEQVSFNMLREFLNPAPPPCPRPKQHEHARRAAASIPVTSTANPQLHKAPSLDDRMREAVEKVAKKAWEAASSETTDEERLAKAKRVAGDLFNGLSPHVRRQVANYFTSQKWRPLIEREPKK, encoded by the coding sequence GTGATTAAGCTCCTCGACAAAGCCGCGCTCATCTCAATCGCCCGCTACTGCGACCACCCGATTGCATTCCTAGTAGGCGCACCTTTGTCTGGTGATACAGGCGGCGGCGTTCCCGGCGTTGCACCGATGCTTGAACTTGTTCGTGAAGAAATCTGCAAGCGAGCCGCGCCAGAACTTCCGCGCTATAACGCTGCGATGGCAGGAAAATCCGGCGGTGACGCCTACCAAGCAGCGATGGAGTGGTTGCAAGGGAATGTTGGTCAGCCCGCCGTGAATCGCGTCATTGAGGCTGCGGTCTTAAAAAGCCGAAAGGCCGGCACCGACTCGAACTTCGCCAAAAACGGCAAGGACTGCGACTGGTATATCCCAGCCGGCACACAGCAACTCGCGCAACTTGTCTGTCGGGACCTGAGCCAACCGAAGCCTCATTTTCCTGGCCCCATCCTCACGACTAACTTCGACCCCCTGCTGTCTCTCGCGATTGAGTCGTGCAAGGCGCGGGCGCTCTGGCGTGTCGTTCAGTCAGACGGCAAACTTGCAGATGTTCGTGAGAGTGGCGCAGTGGAGGTCATCCACCTTCACGGTTTCTGGCGCGATTCCGACACGTTACACACATCGGCTCAACTGACTTCAGAACGTCCCGACCTTCGGGATTCTCTTCGCAGAATCCTGAAACAGAAAACTCTCATTGTTGCGGCCTATGGTGGCTGGGATGACGTGTTCGCCCGGACTCTCGCCAAGGTTGCCGCTGAAGATGACGCTCAGTTGAACGTCATCTGGTGTTTCCGCGAAACCGATGAGGCCGCGGTGAACTTGAAATACAAGGAGCTGTTTGAGCGAGTCGCGCCCGCCATCACTCGGGGCCGCTTCCTCTGCTACGGCGGCATAGACTGCCATTCCATCTTCGGTGAGATCGCAGGCGTTGCGCCAAGCACACCCGCTGCCGCAGCGGTCATCACGCCCCCGCTGGCTGGGTGGGAACTCATTGACTCACCTTACCTCGCTGGCCTGTCACCGCTCCGCCCCGAGGAAGTCATCCGATACTTCGACGGGGCGACTCCGACTTGGCGGCACGCAATCTCCGCAGACATCCCGCGCCGGGCCGCCGTTGCGGAGATAGCCAGACGATTCGCTTCCGCTCGAACCGTCAAAGACGACGGTTCACTGCAACTCATCCGGGCCGCTGGTGGCGAAGGCAAGACGACGCTTCTCCTGCAAGCCGCCGCCGATGCCGTGAACAGCGGAAGCTGGAATGTCCTCTGGCGACCGACCACTCGTGTGGGTCTGCCACCCGAGCACGTCATTTCCCTGAACCCTGCCAAGCACTGGCTCATCGTCGCCGACGACGCCGAGAATCTTGTGAAGGACTTTCGTGAGGCCGCGCGGCTTCTTCACGCCGCCGGGCATTCACACGTTCACTTCCTGTTCGCCGCGCGAGACTCGGACTGGCTCTACTTTCGGTGTGAACAAGACGCACGGACGGCGTCGTTGAAGCGGCATGAAGACATCACGCTGAAAATCTTGAGGCCGGAAGACGCGAACGTGCTCGTCGAAGCGTGGCGCAAATGCGGTGCCGACGGCTTGCGCGAGCTTGCATCCTTGGGCACGGCGGACGAGCAGGTGACCGCGCTCCTGCACGCGGTGCAAGGCGATGCCCCGGAGCGTGACGAAGGCTCATTCTTTGGCGGATTGCTCGCCGTGCGCTTCGGGCCGGAAGGACTGCGGAACCACGTCGTCTCCCTGCTCACCCGGTTGAAGGAGGAGAAGATTCAAAAAAGCGACCGCACTCTTTTCGATGCGCTCGTTTACGTCGCCGCATGTCATGCCGTCGGCATTCCCGGACTCGATGAAAAAGTCCTCGCCGACTTGGTCGGCGTGGACCGTCAGTGGGTGCAAACGCTCGTCGTGGATTTGCTGGGTGAAGAAGCGGCAGCCGTCCGAAGCGCCGGGCATGTGTTCACCCGACACCGCAAAGTAGCCGCCGCAATCCTGGTTGCTGCGGAACAAGCCTTGGGAGCCAATATCGCAGAAGTCTGGAGTGCCATCGTTCGCCAGACCGTTCAGACGAGTCGGGACGGTGGAGTCAGTCGCGAAACCCATTCGAAAATCATCCACGCCGGTCCACGGCTACAGCGCGAACTGCCGCACCAGTTCAGCGAACAACGTCGAAAGGAAATAGCCGTCGCGGCGGCGAGGGCCGACATCGCTGCCGAACCTGAAAGGCTTTGTGCATTGGTTGACCTCGGAAAGACCTATCGGAGCGCTGGCGATATTGAAGCAGCGATTAGACTGTTCCGCGAAAACCTTCCTGCCCTTCCAACCAAAGTCGACTATCAGACCGACGTTCGTGGATACTGGTATGAATGGGGCGGGGCGGAGGGACGGCGTGGATCTGAAAAACTGAATGCACTACAAAGCGCCTGGGTGTGTGGACTATCTCTTTCGGACCACATAAAAGCGGAAATCACGGATGAGCGGGTAAAACTGAGTTGCGCTGGAACCGGAGTTGCATTCGGAAACCTTGCACAAGCGCGCTCTGATTGTCCGTTTGCGCTTGCTCGGCGGGCAACGGCTTATCTTGGCTTACTCGCAAACCCGGATGAAAAAGGCAGGCGCTTTTTCATGTCTGACCACCGAGCGGCGGACAAGATTAACACACCTCAACCGAAGACCATCGAAGAAGCGATTGGTTGGCTGACGACCGCCGTAGCCCAAGCGGGTCGCGAACTCCAAGACCCGTTCCTGAAGGCCCTGCTCAAGCCCGAGCAAGTCTCCTTCAACATGCTCCGCGAATTCCTCAATCCAGCCCCGCCTCCCTGCCCGCGTCCCAAGCAACACGAACACGCCCGACGCGCAGCCGCCAGTATCCCAGTGACGAGCACTGCAAATCCGCAACTTCACAAAGCGCCATCACTCGATGATCGGATGCGTGAAGCGGTTGAAAAAGTCGCAAAAAAAGCATGGGAAGCCGCTTCTTCTGAGACCACAGATGAAGAACGTCTGGCAAAAGCCAAACGTGTCGCGGGAGACTTATTCAATGGACTCTCTCCTCATGTGCGCCGCCAAGTTGCAAACTACTTCACTTCTCAAAAGTGGAGGCCATTGATCGAACGTGAACCAAAAAAATGA
- a CDS encoding ATP-dependent helicase: MPRNYTLHSTHDSAPRIDYKAELNEQQYAAVTSPPGQALVIAGAGSGKTRTLTYRVAWLLDNGIPPESILLLTFTNKAAREMLERVQALVTTDTTRLWGGTFHSIGNRLLRYNAERLGYRKGFSIMDREDQKDLMETVIGASGIDVTSYKFPKAEVLGDIYSLADNTLCKLPEIITSRYPYFEQVAEGILKLRKLYQDKKRETNCMDFDDLLSLTVQLLEENDDLLERYRRQFEFILVDEYQDTNSLQCCFIELLTGPQGNLMVVGDDAQSIYSWRGADVSNILNFAEHWPRARTHKIEINYRSVPEVLNLANAAIAMNRGQVPKTLRPARESSGTLPALVALDSSSAQAAFIAQRILELQDEQGLDLNDIAILYRAHFHSMEVQMELTQRGIPFQITSGLRFFEQAHVKDVAAFMKFAVNRQDEVSFMRMVRLIPGIGNASAVKLWTDWLKTDAAKSEAMPASFSEILLPLKVPKKAKETWDQVAYVLDEMIGAEGRPAAPALMIRSIVEGVYEDYMKTKFKNYEQRQQDLEQLSNFSDRFTDPLEFLSQLSLLSGVDTDNKPDQQQQDRDAVTLTTGHQAKGLEWKVVFAIWLADGMFPHKRAIDEGGDTALEEERRLFYVTVTRAKDELYLTYPVINHQARDGDIMMRPSRFITDLPKDLVEVWNVKSGW, translated from the coding sequence ATGCCCCGCAACTACACGCTGCACAGCACGCACGACTCCGCCCCACGCATCGACTACAAGGCGGAGCTCAACGAGCAGCAGTACGCCGCCGTCACCAGCCCGCCGGGGCAGGCGCTGGTCATTGCGGGCGCGGGATCGGGCAAGACGCGCACGCTGACCTACCGCGTGGCGTGGTTGCTGGACAATGGCATCCCGCCGGAGTCCATCCTGCTGCTCACCTTCACCAACAAGGCCGCGCGCGAGATGCTGGAGCGCGTGCAGGCGCTCGTCACCACGGACACCACGCGCCTCTGGGGCGGCACCTTCCATTCCATCGGCAATCGCCTGCTGCGCTACAACGCCGAGCGCCTCGGCTACCGCAAAGGATTCTCCATCATGGACCGCGAGGATCAAAAAGACCTCATGGAGACCGTCATCGGTGCTAGCGGCATCGACGTCACCAGTTACAAGTTCCCCAAGGCCGAAGTCCTCGGCGACATCTACTCGCTCGCCGACAACACGCTCTGCAAGCTCCCCGAGATCATCACCTCGCGTTATCCTTACTTTGAGCAAGTCGCCGAGGGCATCTTGAAGCTGCGCAAGCTCTACCAGGACAAGAAGCGCGAGACCAACTGCATGGACTTCGACGATCTGCTGTCGCTCACTGTCCAGCTCTTGGAGGAAAACGACGACCTGCTGGAGCGCTACCGCCGCCAGTTCGAGTTCATCCTCGTCGATGAGTATCAGGACACCAACAGCCTCCAGTGCTGCTTCATCGAGCTGCTCACCGGCCCGCAGGGCAATCTCATGGTCGTGGGCGATGACGCGCAGTCCATCTACTCCTGGCGCGGTGCCGATGTCTCGAACATCCTCAACTTCGCCGAGCACTGGCCCCGTGCCCGCACGCACAAGATCGAGATCAACTACCGCAGCGTCCCCGAGGTACTGAATCTCGCCAATGCCGCCATCGCCATGAATCGCGGCCAGGTGCCGAAGACCCTGCGCCCTGCCCGCGAGTCCAGCGGCACGCTGCCCGCCCTCGTCGCGCTCGATTCCTCCTCCGCGCAGGCCGCCTTCATCGCCCAACGCATCCTCGAGTTGCAGGACGAGCAGGGCCTCGACCTCAACGACATCGCCATCCTCTACCGCGCCCACTTCCACAGCATGGAGGTGCAGATGGAACTCACCCAGCGCGGCATTCCGTTCCAGATCACCAGCGGATTGCGCTTCTTCGAGCAGGCGCATGTCAAAGACGTCGCCGCCTTCATGAAGTTTGCCGTGAACCGCCAGGACGAGGTCAGCTTCATGCGCATGGTCCGCCTCATCCCCGGCATCGGCAACGCCAGCGCCGTCAAGCTGTGGACCGACTGGCTCAAAACCGACGCCGCTAAGTCCGAAGCCATGCCCGCCAGCTTCTCCGAGATCCTGCTGCCGCTCAAAGTGCCGAAGAAGGCCAAGGAAACCTGGGATCAGGTCGCCTACGTGCTCGATGAAATGATCGGTGCCGAAGGCCGACCCGCCGCACCCGCTTTGATGATCCGCAGCATCGTCGAAGGCGTGTATGAGGACTACATGAAGACCAAGTTCAAAAACTACGAACAGCGCCAGCAGGATCTCGAACAGCTCAGCAACTTCAGCGACCGCTTCACCGATCCCCTCGAATTCCTCAGCCAGCTTTCCCTGCTCAGCGGCGTCGATACCGACAACAAACCCGACCAGCAGCAGCAGGACCGCGACGCCGTCACGTTAACCACCGGCCATCAGGCCAAAGGCCTCGAATGGAAAGTCGTCTTCGCCATCTGGCTCGCCGACGGCATGTTCCCCCACAAACGCGCCATCGACGAAGGCGGCGACACCGCCCTCGAAGAAGAACGCCGCCTCTTCTATGTCACGGTGACAAGAGCCAAGGACGAGCTGTATCTCACCTACCCCGTCATCAACCACCAGGCGAGAGACGGTGACATCATGATGCGTCCCTCACGCTTCATCACCGATCTGCCGAAGGATTTGGTCGAGGTGTGGAATGTGAAGAGCGGGTGGTAG
- a CDS encoding Gfo/Idh/MocA family oxidoreductase — protein sequence MTSRRHFLSATTAAFAASSFHIFGADPAKKYRTALIGSGWWGMNLLKEALASGRIKVCALCDAHEDVASNAGDDVNGLSGDDPKLYKDYRELLEKEKPEIVIIATPDHWHALQTIAACKAGAHVLVEKPTGHTINESKAMVKVAREAGVVVQVGLHRRIGPHHVEAMNFLKSGAVGKVGMVRAFAISKGGAEQPKPNSQVPEGMDWEMWCGPAPMRPFNTKLHPGGWRHFLDYANGTMGDWGVHWLDQVLLWSGEKGPKKVFCTGGRNIAGPAVLNDQEQTTDAPDHQMATFEFEQFTATWEHRKFADNNNEKHKIGCYFYGEKGVLHIGWRDGWTFYPVDPKSGEKHGNHQLQEPDGHNIALLWADFIDAIEKKRKPVADIESAHRSSCLPMLGMLSYKAGRSIQWDAEKEEIVGDAEASKLLSRAYRGEWKYPV from the coding sequence ATGACCTCCCGCCGCCATTTCCTTTCTGCTACTACGGCAGCCTTTGCCGCCTCGTCGTTTCACATCTTTGGCGCAGATCCGGCAAAGAAGTATCGCACGGCTTTGATCGGTTCCGGCTGGTGGGGGATGAACCTTTTGAAGGAGGCGCTCGCTTCTGGCCGCATCAAGGTCTGTGCGCTGTGCGATGCGCATGAGGACGTCGCTTCGAATGCCGGTGACGATGTGAACGGCCTCTCCGGCGACGATCCAAAACTGTACAAGGACTACCGTGAGCTGCTGGAGAAGGAGAAGCCCGAGATCGTCATCATCGCCACGCCGGATCACTGGCATGCACTGCAAACCATCGCCGCGTGCAAAGCGGGCGCGCATGTGCTGGTGGAAAAACCGACGGGACACACGATCAACGAGAGCAAGGCGATGGTGAAGGTCGCGCGTGAGGCCGGAGTCGTCGTGCAGGTCGGTTTGCACCGCCGCATCGGCCCGCATCACGTCGAGGCGATGAATTTCCTCAAGTCCGGTGCCGTGGGCAAGGTCGGCATGGTGCGCGCCTTCGCGATCAGCAAGGGCGGCGCTGAACAGCCGAAGCCGAACAGCCAGGTGCCCGAGGGAATGGACTGGGAGATGTGGTGCGGCCCGGCGCCGATGCGCCCCTTCAACACCAAGCTGCATCCCGGCGGCTGGCGGCACTTCCTCGATTACGCGAACGGCACCATGGGCGACTGGGGTGTGCATTGGCTCGACCAAGTGCTTCTATGGAGCGGTGAGAAGGGCCCGAAGAAAGTCTTCTGCACCGGCGGCCGCAACATCGCCGGTCCTGCTGTGCTCAATGACCAGGAGCAGACCACCGACGCGCCGGATCATCAGATGGCCACGTTCGAGTTCGAGCAGTTCACCGCCACCTGGGAGCACCGCAAATTTGCCGACAACAACAACGAGAAGCACAAGATCGGCTGCTACTTCTACGGCGAGAAAGGCGTGCTGCACATCGGCTGGCGCGACGGCTGGACCTTTTACCCCGTCGATCCGAAGAGCGGCGAGAAGCACGGCAACCACCAGCTTCAAGAACCCGACGGCCACAACATCGCCCTCCTCTGGGCTGATTTCATCGACGCCATCGAGAAAAAGCGGAAACCCGTCGCCGACATCGAAAGCGCCCACCGCTCCTCCTGCCTGCCCATGCTCGGCATGCTCAGCTACAAAGCCGGCCGCAGCATCCAGTGGGATGCGGAGAAGGAAGAGATCGTTGGGGATGCGGAGGCGAGCAAACTGCTGAGCCGCGCGTATCGCGGCGAGTGGAAATATCCCGTGTAG
- a CDS encoding acyltransferase family protein — translation MSNKAERLYFLDNMRSLVAIWVVVLHGAISYMEYGPPYYAVIDSQRSVVFSLMVMLVEPTLMTAMFFIAAYFALPSLAARGAGEFLKSKFLRIGGPWVLGVLLVNPSADYLIYLARKNPIGWFEFCTGEFWRLHYHQGPYWFLGVLMVFFVLFTLACKVMPGLMRRPDRVWIPSWWMLVVFWAVMTLGMFAVQAVWDTHGRFHIFGHIVAVMPHRIHIYSSFFILGLVAWRNRWFTSEGYNPRPAPWLVLLGVSMALYAAILGLGTDERSLETLARVLHLDSESSTLHAASQMKPVLKLLTAAVFNALSLSGLLGVGALFKRCFNSPGPVQRSLAANSLGIYFIHPVVLYPIAYLFLDITTLPLAVKFSVVVSLGFFLSWAASALILRKAPLLRQLF, via the coding sequence ATGTCCAACAAGGCGGAACGTCTTTACTTTTTAGACAACATGAGATCTCTCGTGGCCATCTGGGTGGTGGTGCTGCACGGAGCGATCAGCTACATGGAATATGGACCGCCCTATTATGCGGTGATCGATTCGCAACGCAGTGTGGTCTTCTCGCTCATGGTCATGCTGGTGGAGCCCACCTTGATGACGGCGATGTTTTTTATTGCCGCTTACTTTGCACTGCCGTCGCTGGCTGCCAGAGGGGCGGGGGAGTTCTTGAAGAGCAAGTTTCTCCGAATCGGCGGCCCCTGGGTGCTGGGAGTGCTGCTGGTGAATCCGTCTGCGGATTATCTGATTTACCTGGCCCGGAAGAATCCGATCGGATGGTTTGAGTTCTGCACCGGCGAGTTCTGGCGGCTGCATTACCACCAGGGGCCTTACTGGTTCCTGGGGGTGCTGATGGTGTTCTTTGTGCTGTTCACACTGGCCTGCAAGGTGATGCCGGGGCTGATGAGACGACCTGATCGTGTCTGGATCCCGTCCTGGTGGATGCTGGTCGTCTTTTGGGCGGTCATGACGCTCGGCATGTTTGCGGTGCAGGCAGTGTGGGACACGCACGGGCGGTTTCACATCTTTGGTCATATTGTGGCCGTCATGCCCCACCGGATTCACATTTACTCGAGCTTTTTCATCCTCGGGCTGGTGGCGTGGCGCAATCGCTGGTTCACTTCCGAGGGCTACAATCCCCGGCCTGCGCCGTGGCTGGTGCTGCTCGGGGTTTCCATGGCGCTTTATGCCGCCATCCTCGGCCTCGGGACCGACGAACGCTCTCTAGAAACCTTGGCGCGGGTGCTGCACTTGGACAGCGAGTCCTCGACACTGCATGCGGCATCGCAAATGAAGCCTGTGTTGAAGCTGCTGACCGCTGCCGTGTTCAATGCCTTGAGCCTGTCCGGGTTGCTGGGAGTGGGGGCGTTGTTTAAGCGCTGCTTCAATTCCCCCGGTCCTGTTCAGCGCAGCCTCGCGGCCAATTCTCTGGGCATCTACTTCATCCACCCGGTGGTGCTTTATCCCATCGCCTATCTCTTCCTGGACATCACCACACTGCCGCTGGCGGTAAAATTCTCCGTTGTGGTCAGCCTGGGCTTTTTCCTGTCGTGGGCGGCGAGCGCCTTGATTTTGCGCAAGGCTCCTTTGTTGCGACAGCTCTTCTGA
- a CDS encoding DUF1501 domain-containing protein codes for MNLQNQLDSITRRTFCERWAKATLGVTVLHGAARHGFAAETAAATPVSGPGFGKAKNIIFLQMIGGMSHIDTLDPKDGPTQGPKAPIKTKADFQLGGTMENLAKHADKISIIRSMTSKTGVHAAGQYVIRSGYEERGTIKHPNIGAWAQHFKGSSHKTLPSNVCINRQPQNGNGFFPSSFAPLPILDPDAGLQYSQSDATPDVLSKRLAMLDKLDAGFRERFQTAGVKSYTQFYEKTVSIMSSTDLEAFRLDDEPAALREKYGQNKFGQGCLLARRLVEKGIRYIEVAKGGWDMHNNIEEGLEEHGAELDVALSALLEDLQSRGLLESTLVVLCSEFGRGPKINGNAGRDHHPKVFSTLLAGGGIKGGFIYGSSDKEGMAVADKQTSPQDFLSTIGWSLGLPVDEVVMSPSNRPFTVGDKGKPVMDVFA; via the coding sequence ATGAACCTTCAAAACCAACTCGATTCGATCACCCGCCGGACCTTCTGCGAACGCTGGGCCAAAGCAACACTCGGCGTCACCGTGCTGCACGGAGCCGCACGTCATGGATTTGCCGCAGAAACCGCCGCCGCTACACCTGTCAGCGGTCCCGGCTTCGGCAAGGCCAAGAACATCATCTTCCTACAGATGATCGGCGGCATGTCGCACATCGACACACTTGATCCGAAAGACGGACCGACACAGGGACCTAAAGCGCCGATCAAAACGAAGGCCGACTTCCAGCTCGGTGGCACCATGGAAAATCTCGCGAAGCATGCGGACAAAATCAGCATCATCCGCAGCATGACCTCAAAGACCGGCGTGCATGCGGCAGGTCAATACGTCATCCGTAGCGGTTACGAGGAGCGCGGCACCATCAAGCACCCGAACATCGGCGCCTGGGCGCAGCATTTCAAAGGCAGCAGCCACAAGACGCTGCCCTCCAATGTCTGCATCAATCGTCAGCCGCAAAACGGCAACGGCTTCTTCCCCTCCAGCTTCGCCCCGCTGCCCATCCTCGATCCCGATGCCGGCCTGCAATACTCGCAGAGCGACGCCACCCCCGATGTGCTCTCCAAGCGCCTCGCCATGCTCGACAAGCTCGACGCCGGTTTCCGCGAGCGCTTCCAAACCGCTGGGGTGAAGAGCTACACCCAGTTCTACGAGAAAACCGTCAGCATCATGTCCAGCACGGATCTCGAAGCCTTCCGCCTCGACGACGAACCCGCCGCGCTCCGTGAAAAATACGGCCAGAACAAATTCGGCCAGGGCTGCCTGCTCGCACGTCGCCTCGTTGAGAAAGGCATCCGCTACATCGAAGTCGCCAAAGGTGGCTGGGACATGCATAACAACATTGAGGAAGGTCTCGAAGAGCACGGTGCCGAGCTCGACGTGGCTCTCTCCGCCCTGCTCGAAGATCTCCAGTCACGCGGCCTGCTCGAAAGCACGCTCGTCGTCCTTTGCTCCGAATTCGGACGCGGCCCCAAGATCAATGGCAACGCCGGACGCGACCATCATCCGAAGGTCTTCTCCACCCTGCTCGCCGGTGGCGGCATCAAAGGCGGCTTCATCTACGGCTCCAGTGACAAGGAAGGCATGGCCGTGGCCGACAAACAGACCAGCCCGCAGGACTTCCTCAGCACCATCGGCTGGAGCCTCGGCCTGCCCGTCGATGAAGTTGTCATGTCCCCCAGCAACCGCCCCTTCACCGTCGGCGACAAAGGCAAGCCGGTGATGGACGTGTTTGCGTGA